A window of Anaerolineae bacterium contains these coding sequences:
- a CDS encoding putative DNA binding domain-containing protein: MLPNPPWKRSPGQMMEFLLGLDVNYLAETLVAFANADGGTIVIGMDASGEREEGIFLDDVAMALQNAQSRCRPPVPVEWHPSETPDGLPVLLEVQRSPDLHSLDDGRVLIRSGRLNRSLGGDEILHLASGKGRGEFELEPVSGATLDDLDPDIIEEYLEKRKKRSPRAIAETPEQVLVEIGALDAQMRPTVAGMLLFGRHPQVFLPKTGVQFVRFLGSRSEPGSQRASDQYGRREEIDGPLPRLIQETWELLWQYLNPTEEVNGLARQEHSDYPPIAVREAFINAVAHRDYRIRGRQIEIHMYDDLLEITSPGGLPGYITLDNIVDEHFSRNPRIVNGLYYWGYIEELGTGIDRMMSEMARAGHPPPVFHETPFSFTVTLYSRRDRVPTPVWEEDMNERQLKALNYVAQHGRITNREYRQLCPDVTAETIRLDLADLVARGILLKIGDKRGTYYILK; the protein is encoded by the coding sequence ATGTTACCCAACCCGCCTTGGAAGCGCAGTCCCGGACAAATGATGGAGTTCCTGCTGGGGCTGGATGTGAATTACCTGGCAGAGACGCTGGTGGCCTTCGCCAACGCCGACGGCGGCACCATCGTCATCGGCATGGACGCCAGTGGGGAGCGCGAGGAGGGCATCTTCCTGGATGATGTGGCGATGGCTTTGCAAAACGCCCAGAGCCGCTGTCGGCCGCCGGTGCCGGTCGAATGGCATCCCTCTGAGACGCCGGACGGCCTGCCGGTCCTGCTGGAGGTCCAGCGCAGTCCGGACCTGCACAGCCTGGACGATGGCCGGGTGCTCATCCGCTCCGGCCGGCTGAACCGCTCCCTGGGCGGCGATGAGATCCTGCACCTGGCCTCTGGCAAAGGCCGCGGCGAGTTCGAGCTGGAGCCGGTGTCCGGCGCCACACTGGATGACCTTGATCCCGATATCATCGAGGAATATCTGGAGAAGCGCAAGAAGCGCTCCCCGCGCGCTATCGCCGAGACCCCGGAACAGGTGCTGGTGGAGATTGGGGCGTTGGATGCGCAAATGCGTCCCACGGTCGCCGGCATGCTCCTGTTCGGCCGGCATCCCCAGGTGTTCCTGCCCAAGACCGGCGTCCAGTTCGTGCGCTTCCTGGGCAGTCGGAGCGAACCGGGCTCTCAGCGGGCGTCGGACCAGTACGGCCGGCGCGAGGAGATTGACGGCCCCCTGCCGCGCCTCATTCAAGAGACCTGGGAACTGCTGTGGCAGTACCTGAATCCCACCGAAGAGGTCAACGGGCTGGCGCGGCAGGAGCACAGCGATTACCCGCCGATCGCCGTGCGCGAGGCGTTCATCAACGCGGTGGCCCATCGGGATTATCGCATCCGCGGCCGGCAGATCGAGATCCACATGTACGACGACCTGCTGGAGATCACCAGCCCTGGGGGCCTGCCCGGCTATATCACCCTGGACAACATCGTGGATGAGCACTTCTCGCGCAACCCGCGCATCGTCAACGGCCTGTATTATTGGGGATACATCGAGGAGCTGGGCACCGGCATTGACCGCATGATGTCCGAGATGGCCCGCGCCGGCCACCCGCCGCCCGTTTTCCACGAAACGCCCTTCTCCTTCACCGTCACCCTGTACAGCCGGCGCGACCGTGTCCCCACCCCCGTCTGGGAAGAGGATATGAACGAGCGCCAGTTGAAGGCGCTGAACTATGTCGCCCAGCACGGGCGCATCACCAACCGCGAGTACCGCCAGCTCTGCCCGGATGTCACCGCGGAGACCATCCGCCTGGACCTGGCGGATCTGGTGGCACGGGGCATTCTGCTGAAGATCGGCGACAAGCGCGGCACCTATTACATCCTGAAGTAA